One part of the Solanum stenotomum isolate F172 unplaced genomic scaffold, ASM1918654v1 scaffold11691, whole genome shotgun sequence genome encodes these proteins:
- the LOC125849947 gene encoding enoyl-[acyl-carrier-protein] reductase, mitochondrial-like — translation MFSRHSYLVVPTQTSVVNFPATMSPPSTAVVYDQHGPPDTVTRVTKIPPVEMNENEVCVKMLAAPINPADINRIEGVYPVLPPIPAIGGWEGVGEIHSVGSAVMALSPGDLVIHAAYLSGTWQTYVVEDQSLWYKIDKNTPIEYAATISVNPLSALRMLEDFVALKSGDTIVQNGATSIVGQCVIQLARIRGIHSINIIRDKPQSDKIKEKLIKLGANKVFTESELEVKGVKNLLGDIPKPSLGLNCIGGNAANMVVKFLKQGGTMVTYGGMSKKPITISTPYFIFKDISLKGYLLQEKNLDEAQYRCSIDHLLALVRAGILQYEMEMVPFKDFHVALEKAMGKQGSQRKQILKF, via the exons ATGTTTTCTCGTCACTCATATTTGGTCGTCCCTACGCAAACCTCCGTCGTAAACTTCCCGGCCACCATGTCTCCGCCATCCACCGCCGTTGTCTACGACCAACACGGCCCTCCCGACACTGTCACAAG GGTTACGAAGATTCCACCGGTGGAGATGAATGAGAACGAGGTGTGCGTGAAAATGCTTGCAGCTCCCATCAATCCCGCCGATATCAACAGAATAGAGG GAGTATATCCAGTACTACCACCAATACCTGCAATTGGGGGATGGGAAGGTGTTGGAGAAATACATTCTGTGGGCTCTGCTGTTATGGCTCTTTCTCCAGGAGATTTGGTTATTCATGCAGCTTATCTTTCAG GGACATGGCAAACCTATGTGGTAGAAGATCAAAGTTTATGGTACAAAATAGACAAAAACACTCCAATTGAATATGCTGCCACTATTTCTGTTAATCCTTTGAGTGCCTTGAGAATGCTTGAGGACTTTGTGGCTTTAAAATCAg GGGACACAATTGTTCAAAATGGAGCTACAAGCATAGTAGGGCAATGTGTTATTCAATTAGCTCGAATTCGTGGAATTCATAGCATTAATATTATAAGAGATAAACCTCAATctgataaaattaaagaaaaattaattaaacttggCGCTAATAAAGTATTTACTGAAAGTGAACTCGAAGTCAAAGGTGTCAAAAATCTCCTG GGTGATATACCTAAACCTAGTTTAGGTTTGAATTGTATTGGTGGAAATGCAGCTAATATGGTGGTAAAATTCTTAAA gcAAGGTGGTACTATGGTTACATATGGAGGGATGTCAAAGAAGCCAATTACCATATCTACTCCATATTTTATATTCAAG gaTATTTCATTGAAAGGATACCTGTTACAAGAAAAGAATTTAGATGAAGCACAATATAGGTGTTCGATTGATCATCTATTGGCCCTCGTTCGTGCTGGGATATTGCAATATGA GATGGAGATGGTACCTTTTAAAGACTTTCATGTAGCTCTTGAAAAGGCAATGGGGAAACAAGGAAGTCAAAGGAAacaaattctaaaattttaa